Proteins found in one Candidatus Palauibacter soopunensis genomic segment:
- a CDS encoding TetR-like C-terminal domain-containing protein has protein sequence MIGHLKGREKALEAFGWTGRKAEWIALVCLHSGVFTRAQCGRFMDAHPEQVRRVVHALIERRVASEETEPGIAGIGRVCRIFSRPVYRALGAEHIRHRRGASTEVLMRRLLSLDYVIEHSDLPWLPTETEKVSAFDALGIGRSLLPVRVYRGAARETRRYFPVKLPVALDSTRALFVYAEPGHDTATALRSWGRAHRGLWRALRRMGRSVEVVAVARTARELERARRVTRGWAGATGAGEPDAGTAEELARIERAIVQGAVHILEEFGGLQAALKRSVALERQARRQGGCGSIDRGVGWRTERLARVRFR, from the coding sequence ATGATCGGACACCTCAAGGGGCGCGAGAAGGCGCTCGAAGCGTTCGGCTGGACCGGAAGGAAGGCCGAGTGGATCGCGCTCGTGTGCCTGCACAGCGGGGTGTTCACCCGCGCCCAGTGCGGACGGTTCATGGACGCGCACCCCGAGCAGGTCCGCCGCGTCGTCCACGCGCTGATCGAGCGCCGGGTCGCGAGCGAGGAGACGGAGCCCGGCATCGCGGGCATCGGCCGCGTCTGCCGGATCTTCTCACGGCCGGTCTACCGGGCGCTCGGAGCCGAGCACATCCGCCACCGCCGCGGCGCCTCGACCGAGGTCCTCATGCGCCGCCTGCTCTCGCTCGACTACGTCATCGAGCACTCCGATCTTCCGTGGCTCCCGACCGAGACTGAGAAGGTCTCCGCGTTCGACGCGCTCGGCATCGGGCGTTCGCTGCTGCCCGTGCGCGTGTACCGCGGAGCGGCCCGCGAGACCCGGCGCTACTTCCCCGTCAAGCTGCCCGTCGCGCTCGACTCGACCCGGGCCCTGTTCGTCTACGCCGAGCCCGGCCACGACACCGCCACCGCGCTCCGCTCGTGGGGCCGGGCGCACCGCGGGCTCTGGCGCGCGCTCCGAAGGATGGGCCGGTCGGTCGAGGTCGTGGCCGTCGCCCGCACCGCGCGCGAACTGGAGCGGGCACGCCGGGTGACGCGCGGCTGGGCCGGGGCCACCGGCGCCGGCGAGCCCGACGCCGGGACGGCGGAAGAACTGGCCCGGATCGAGCGGGCGATCGTGCAGGGCGCGGTCCACATCCTCGAGGAGTTCGGCGGCCTCCAGGCCGCGCTCAAGCGCAGCGTCGCGCTGGAAAGACAAGCCCGCCGGCAGGGCGGGTGCGGATCGATCGACCGCGGCGTCGGCTGGCGGACCGAGCGCCTCGCGAGGGTTCGCTTCCGATGA